The Penicillium oxalicum strain HP7-1 chromosome IV, whole genome shotgun sequence genome contains a region encoding:
- a CDS encoding Ribosome assembly protein 1 produces MPVVNVDDLVRLQRRPEDIRNICILAHVDHGKTSLTDSLIATNGIISPKLAGKIRYLDSRPDEQLRGITMESSAISLFFSMLRRSSPEAAPTRKEYLINLIDSPGHIDFSSEVSTASRLCDGAVVLIDAVEGVCSQTVTVLRQTWVEQLKPILVINKMDRLVTELMMSPSEAYSHLSRLLEQVNAVIGSFYQGERMEEDLQWRERMEDRVNALAARDKEKTKNKSADDSTSETVNDFVEFEERDDEDLYFAPEKNNVIFCSAVDGWAFTIRQFSAIYEKKLGIKRSVLEKVLWGDFYLDPKTKRVLGQKHLKGRALKPMFVQLVLDSIWAAYEATTGGGKGKGDAVLLEKITKSLNLSIPPYVMRSRDPRNIMTTLFSQWLPLSTAVLVSVIEYLPSPPAAQAARLPEMIQTSPGSDQVSERIKEAMVSFKTGPEEPVVAYVSKMMAIPESELGSSKKRAGGTMTADEAREIARRKREEIAKMQAEAGSGQNDAFERMTSAFESTNLITETEEPQEPAEKEDPEHLIGFARLYSGTLSVGDSIYVLPPKFSPADPHANPEPKKVTVTDLYLLMGRSLEPLKSVPAGVVFGIGGLAGHVLKTGTLCSQIEGSINLAGVSMSTPPIVRVALEPTNPADLSKMVTGLRLLEQSDPCAEYEVLPSGEHVILTAGELHLERCIKDLRERFARCDIQTGEAIVPYRETITDAAEMAAAKNPELGRGCVVSVSASKQMTIRLRVMPMPSPITDFLSKHVGTIKRLQAEKRTAADSKKDSNPAVSDSAQQLEASSAAAAGEIGEGNLLSMQDFRNELNKIFEEEIKDEKDLWNNVVERIIAFGPRRVGPNILVDGTAVNTCEKFLLEDSKQKNASADDMKALLVRDLCDKIAYAFQLATGQGPLCQEPMQGVAVFLEELSVDASSTDELDMGRLTGDSIKLVREGITQGFLDWSPRIMLAMYSCEIQATTEVLGRVYGVITRRRGRILSEVMKEGTPFFTILALLPVAESFGFAEEIRKRTSGAAQPQLIFAGFEALDEDPFWVPATEEELEDLGELADRENVAKRYMDAVRTRKGLVVQGRKLIDAEKQKTLKK; encoded by the exons CTTATTGCCACGAACGGCATTATCTCGCCCAAGTTGGCGGGTAAGATCCGCTACTTGGACTCAAGACCAGACGAGCAATTACGAGGTATAACGATGGAGTCCTCTGCGATTTCTCTATTCTTCTCAATGCTTCGCCGTTCCAGCCCGGAGGCAGCCCCTACACGGAAGGAGTATTTGATCAACCTCATTGATTCCCCGGGTCATATTGACTTTAGCAGTGAGGTCTCTACGGCGTCTCGTCTCTGTGACGGTGCTGTGGTTCTAATCGATGCGGTTGAAGGTGTTTGCAGTCAGACCGTCACAGTCTTGCGGCAGACATGGGTTGAGCAGCTGAAGCCGATCCTCGTTATCAACAAGATGGATCGACTTGTGACTGAGCTTATGATGAGCCCTAGCGAAGCTTACTCACACCTGAGTCGGCTCCTGGAACAAGTTAATGCCGTGATTGGTAGTTTCTACCAAGGTGAGCGCATGGAAGAGGATTTGCAATGGCGAGAGCGCATGGAGGATCGAGTCAACGCTCTCGCCGCACGggacaaggagaagacgaagaacAAATCGGCAGACGACAGTACCTCTGAGACCGTCAACGATTTTGTCGAATTCGAGGAGCGCGATGACGAAGATCTCTATTTTGCACCAGAGAAAAACAACGTCATCTTCTGCAGTGCCGTGGACGGTTGGGCCTTCACCATCCGGCAGTTTTCTGCCATCTACGAGAAGAAACTTGGAATCAAGCGCAGTGTATTGGAAAAAGTGCTTTGGGGTGATTTTTACCTTGATCCCAAGACAAAACGTGTGCTGGGACAAAAGCATCTCAAGGGTAGGGCGTTGAAGCCTATGTTTGTGCAACTTGTTTTGGACAGTATCTGGGCCGCATATGAAGCCACTACTGGCGGCGGCAAGGGCAAAGG TGACGCGGTTTTGTTGGAGAAAATTACCAAATCGCTGAATCTCTCAATTCCTCCTTATGTGATGCGCTCGCGTGATCCCAGAAATATCATGACTACTCTCTTCTCTCAATGGCTACCACTGTCCACAGCAGTGCTCGTCTCCGTGATCGAATACCTCCCAAGTCCTCCGGCTGCACAAGCTGCCCGTCTTCCTGAAATGATCCAAACATCACCCGGCTCGGATCAAGTGTCTGAGAGAATCAAGGAGGCGATGGTATCATTCAAGACTGGACCCGAGGAACCAGTCGTTGCCTACGTCAGCAAAATGATGGCTATCCCCGAGAGTGAGCTCGGTTCAAGCAAGAAGCGTGCAGGGGGCACCATGACCGCGGACGAGGCCAGAGAAATCGCTCGTCGTAAAAGGGAGGAAATCGCTAAGATGCAAGCTGAAGCCGGGTCGGGGCAAAATGACGCGTTTGAGAGAATGACATCTGCGTTTGAGTCAACGAACCTGATCACCGAGACGGAGGAACCTCAAGAGCCCGCCGAAAAAGAGGATCCGGAGCATCTCATCGGTTTTGCTAGACTGTATTCAGGAACACTTTCAGTTGGAGATTCGATCTATGTGCTGCCGCCGAAATTTTCGCCAGCTGATCCGCACGCAAACCCCGAGCCGAAAAAGGTCACTGTGACAGACTTGTACCTACTGATGGGTCGAAGCTTGGAGCCTCTCAAATCAGTACCGGCTGGTGTGGTCTTCGGTATTGGTGGTCTTGCCGGACATGTCCTGAAGACCGGAACTCTCTGCAGCCAAATTGAAGGAAGCATCAATTTGGCGGGTGTCTCGATGAGCACACCACCGATTGTCCGTGTTGCTCTGGAACCCACTAATCCGGCAGACCTTAGCAAGATGGTGACCGGTCTCCGTCTGCTCGAGCAGAGCGACCCGTGCGCAGAATATGAAGTTCTTCCTAGTGGTGAGCATGTCATCTTAACAGCCGGTGAACTGCATCTAGAACGCTGTATAAAGGACCTCCGCGAGCGTTTTGCTCGATGCGATATCCAAACAGGTGAAGCGATTGTTCCCTATCGTGAAACTATCACAGATGCTGCTGAGATGGCGGCCGCCAAGAATCCAGAGCTGGGCCGTGGTTGCGTTGTCTCTGTCTCCGCATCTAAGCAAATGACTATTAGACTGCGTGTCATGCCCATGCCTTCACCTATCACAGACTTTTTGTCCAAACATGTCGGGACTATCAAGCGACTCCAAGCGGAGAAGCGCACGGCTGCCGATTCAAAGAAAGATTCGAATCCCGCAGTCTCGGATTCTGCGCAGCAACTTGAGGCCTCCAGTGCCGCCGCAGCCGGTGAAATTGGAGAAGGGAATCTCTTGTCGATGCAGGACTTCCGAAATGAATTGAACAAGATTTTTgaggaagaaatcaaagacgAGAAGGATCTATGGAACAACGTTGTTGAGCGAATTATCGCATTCGGTCCACGCAGGGTTGGACCCAACATCCTCGTGGATGGCACGGCAGTTAACACCTGCGAGAAATT TTTGCTCGAAGACTCCAAGCAGAAGAACGCATCTGCGGATGATATGAAAGCCTTGCTCGTACGCGACCTTTGCGATAAGATTGCATATGCCTTCCAGCTGGCTACTGGACAGGGCCCACTTTGTCAGGAACCAATGCAGGGTGTCGCCGTATTTTTGGAGGAACTCTCTGTAGACGCCAGCTCCACTGACGAGCTCGACATGGGCCGCCTCACAGGTGACTCTATCAAGCTTGTTCGCGAAGGTATCACCCAGGGATTCTTGGATTGGAGTCCGCGCATCATGCTTGCAATGTACAGCTGTGAAATTCAAGCAACCA CCGAGGTCCTTGGCCGAGTATACGGTGTCATCACTCGACGACGAGGTCGTATCCTGTCCGAGGTCATGAAAGAAGGAACACCCTTCTTCACTATTCTCGCTCTCCTTCCAGTCGCCGAGTCTTTTGGTTTCGCCGAAGAGATCCGCAAGCGTACATCCGGCGCGGCGCAGCCCCAGCTCATCTTTGCCGGATTTGAGGCTTTGGATGAGGACCCATTCTGGGTGCCTGccaccgaggaagaactgGAAGATCTGGGCGAATTAGCTGACCGTGAGAACGTCGCCAAGCGGTATATGGATGCCGTCAGAACTCGCAAGGGTTTGGTCGTACAGGGCCGGAAGTTGATCGATGCTGAAAAGCAGAAAACGTTAAAGAAATAG
- a CDS encoding Vacuolar protein 8: MSGLVTTCLSCLSAVDRWCHITACLGGGRSRDGIYETTLADNEREAVSDLLGYLENRAETDFFAGEPLRALSTLVYSDNVDLQRSASLTFAEITERDVCEVDRDTLEPILFLLQSSDIEVQRAASAALGNLAVNAENKVLIVTLGGLAPLIRQMMSPNVEVQCNAVGCITNLATHEDNKAKIARSGALGPLIRLAKSKDMRVQRNATGALLNMTHSDDNRQQLVNAGAIPVLVHLLSSSDVDVQYYCTTALSNIAVDSTNRKRLAQTESRLVQSLVYLMDSSTPKVQCQAALALRNLASDEKYQLEIVRAKGLSPLLRLLQSEYLPLILSAVACIRNISIHPLNESPIIEAGFLKPLVDLLGSTDNEEIQCHAISTLRNLAASSDRNKELVLQAGAVQKCKDLVLRVPLSVQSEMTAAIAVLALSDELKPHLLTLGVFDVLIPLTSSESIEVQGNSAAALGNLSSKVGDYSIFVRDWADPNGGIHGYLQRFLASGDPTFQHIAIWTLLQLLESEDQKLIGYISKSDDVVQMVKSISDKNIESDEEDADDGEGEVIALARRCLELLGTGPKQTLVEA, from the exons ATGAGCGGACTCGTCACCACCTGTCTGTCATGCCTGTCGGCAGTCGACCGATGGTGTCATATCACAGCTTGTCTTGGTGGAGGTCGCTCGCGGGACGGTATCTATGAGACGACCCTGGCCGACAACGAACGAGAAGCTGTATCGGACCTGTTGGGCTACCTTGAAAAC CGTGCCGAGACGGATTTCTTCGCAGGGGAGCCCCTGCGAGCCTTGAGCACTCTTGTTTACTCTGACAATGTCGACCTGCAACGCAGCGCGAGCTTAACATTTGCCGAAATTACTGAACGAG ATGTTTGCGAGGTGGATAGAGACACCCTGGAGCCGATTCTCTTCTTACTGCAGAGTTCGGACATTGAAGTGCAACGAGCTGCCAGTGCGGCACTGGGCAATCTTGCAGTCAACG CCGAAAATAAAGTCTTGATCGTTACCCTCGGAGGGCTGGCGCCGTTGATTCGGCAGATGATGTCGCCCAATGTCGAGGTACAATGCAACGCCGTCGGTTGCATCACCAATTTGGCAACCCATGAGGATAACAAGGCAAAGATCGCTCGATCAGGCGCCCTTGGTCCTTTGATCCGTCTTGCCAAGTCCAAAGACATGCGCGTCCAGCGCAATGCGACCGGTGCTTTACTCAACATGACCCATTCCG ATGACAATCGCCAACAGCTCGTCAATGCTGGTGCCATTCCCGTCTtggtccatcttctctcGTCATCGGATGTGGACGTCCAGTACTACTGCACCACAGCGCTCAGTAACATTGCGGTCGACTCAACGAATCGTAAGCGCCTGGCGCAGACTGAATCCCGTCTCGTTCAGTCGTTGGTGTATCTCATGGATTCCTCGACTCCCAAAGTTCAGTGCCAAGCCGCACTTGCTCTTCGCAACCTTGCCTCCGACGAGAAATATCAGCTTGAAATCGTACGAGCCAAGGGTCTCTCCCCGCTCCTCCGACTTCTTCAGTCCGAATATCTCCCCCTTATACTTTCCGCCGTGGCTTGCATTCGCAATATATCAATCCACCCTCTTAATGAGTCACCGATCATCGAGGCTGGCTTTTTGAAGCCCTTAGTAGACCTGCTGGGCTCAACAGATAACGAAGAGATACAATGTCACGCCATCTCAACACTTCGAAATCTTGCTGCCAGCTCGGATCGCAACAAAGAACTGGTTCTTCAGGCAGGAGCAGTCCAGAAGTGCAAAGATTTGGTCCTTCGTGTGCCTCTTAGTGTGCAATCCGAAATGACCGCTGCAATTGCAGTACTGGCTCTCAGCGACGAGCTCAAACCTCACCTTCTGACACTGGGTGTGTTTGATGTTCTGATTCCGTTGACGAGCTCGGAGAGCATTGAAGTGCAAGGAAACAGTGCCGCTGCCCTCGGTAATCTGTCCTCTAAAG TGGGCGACTACTCAATTTTCGTTCGTGACTGGGCGGATCCCAATGGTGGGATTCACGGCTACCTCCAGCGATTCCTCGCCAGCGGAGATCCAACTTTCCAACATATTGCTATCTGGACTCTCTTACAGCTCCTCGAGTCGGAGGACCAGAAGCTTATTGGATACATCTCCAAATCGGACGATGTCGTGCAGATGGTCAAGTCCATCTCCGATAAAAACATCGAGTCAGACGAAGAGGACGCGGATGATGGCGAAGGCGAGGTTATCGCTCTCGCCCGTCGCTGCCTCGAGCTATTGGGCACCGGGCCTAAGCAGACTCTTGTCGAGGCTTAA
- a CDS encoding E3 ubiquitin-protein ligase DMA2, giving the protein MSTSTATASTSLSENPRPGRLRRLSQLRTYTQNFSSSSNGHRSRNSLSSRVPWLSPSSSNPESSTRPVGNSTADAVPESDQPALSRYTSAPTAGSSHGLTIDTQTSSAESTRSTPSNESVPRASNVMARLRSASAVQGRPPRTTTLARTTAPDPPTASPETASVTTNSDAPAAMSPSPASANQKATIRFFPYQDNFQNSRPSLPFVPIARTLPSDSSIIRVGRYSERDGIPVSNPSEPSDAPVGFKSKVVSRKHCEFIYSNGQWHIKDVGSSSGTFLNHMRLSQPNMVSRLYSIKDGDIVQLGIDFRGGEEMIFRCVRIRIECNRSWQQQPNEFNKNTETLIKNLGKGEGADYSGCRECSICLGSVLRPYQCLFMAACAHVWHYKCISRLLHSPDYPMFQCPNCRAFTDLSAEVDDTPDSVEENKENVAGELVSTGESTEPTPETQPVAASTSAAETGSENQSRSPLDPHAEEPDIATDVENLHLRDDDDQRSRSGNEAEDDRNAESPGPSTSNDELVRSATVSVTGFQPTQPVNVPISHSPHLRADTPAENSDDNPLTPRNDLGPLAFDGRAGMHQ; this is encoded by the exons atgTCGACCTCAACTGCCACCGCCTCCACCTCGTTGTCGGAAAATCCGCGCCCAGGACGACTTCGTCGCCTCAGTCAGCTGCGGACATACACACAGaatttctcctcctcttcaaacGGTCATCGTTCCCGAAACAGTCTGAGCAGCCGAGTGCCGTGGCTgtcgccatcgtcatcgaacCCCGAGTCATCAACACGACCGGTGGGGAACTCCACCGCCGACGCAGTCCCCGAGAGTGACCAACCGGCCTTGTCTCGCTACACGTCTGCACCCACTGCGGGCTCCTCTCACGGCCTCACCATCGATACACAAACGTCATCGGCCGAGTCAACCAGATCAACACCTTCCAACGAGTCTGTCCCGCGGGCCTCGAATGTGATGGCGCGCTTAAGGAGTGCTTCGGCCGTCCAGGGCCGCCCGCCCCGTACCACCACGCTCGCCAGGACGACCGCGCCTGATCCTCCCACTGCCTCCCCCGAGACCGCTTCCGTGACTACGAACAGCGATGCGCCTGCAGCCATGAGTCCCAGCCCCGCGAGTGCGAATCAAAAAGCGACCATTCGCTTCTTCCCGTATCAGGATAATTTTCAGAACTCGAGaccctctctcccctttgTGCCCATCGCACGCACCTTGCCCTCGGACAGTTCGATCATCCGTGTTGGTCGATATTCGGAGCGGGATGGCATCCCCGTGTCCAATCCCTCTGAACCCTCGGACGCACCCGTCGGGTTCAAGTCGAAAGTAGTCAGCCGGAAACACTGCGAATTCATCTACAGCAATGGGCAGTGGCACATCAAGGATGTGGGCAGCTCATCGGGCACCTTCTTGAACCACATGCGCCTGAGCCAGCCAAACATGGTTTCTCGGTTGTATTCCATCAAAGATGGCGATATTGTACAATTGGGGATCGATTTCCGCGGTGGAGAGGAAATGATCTTCCGCTGTGTTCGCATTCGGATCGAATGCAATCGATcctggcagcagcagcccaACGAATTCAA CAAAAACACCGAGACTCTGATCAAGAACCTCGGAAAAGGTGAAGGGGCTGACTACTCAGGGTGCCGCGAGTGCTCCATCTGTCTCGGTTCGGTGTTG CGTCCGTACCAATGTCTTTTCATGGCAGCTTGTGCCCACGTGTGGCACTACAAGTGCATTAGTCGCCTGCTGCACTCGCCCGATTATCCCATGTTCCAGTGTCCCAATTGCCGGGCATTCACCGACCTCAGCGCCGAGGTCGATGACACCCCAGATTCGGtggaggagaacaaggagaACGTGGCAGGGGAGCTTGTGTCTACGGGCGAGTCGACAGAGCCTACCCCGGAGACGCAGCCTGTCGCCGCGTCAACGTCTGCAGCGGAGACCGGCTCCGAGAACCAGAGTCGCTCTCCGCTGGACCCTCATGCCGAAGAACCGGATATCGCGACCGACGTGGAAAATCTCCATTTGCgagacgatgatgatcagcGCTCCAGATCTGGGAATGAGGCCGAGGACGATCGAAACGCCGAATCCCCAGGtcccagcaccagcaacgaCGAGCTGGTGCGCAGTGCCACCGTCAGCGTCACTGGATTTCAACCGACACAGCCAGTCAATGTTCCCATATCTCACTCACCACATCTCCGCGCAGACACCCCGGCGGAGAATTCTGATGATAACCCACTGACCCCTCGAAACGACCTGGGCCCTCTTGCATTCGATGGTCGGGCCGGGATGCACCAGTGA